The Gemella haemolysans ATCC 10379 genome segment AGATAATCGATACTCTTCAAATAGCAAGAATGGTAGGAATAGCTATCGAAAAAATTATCAAAGAATTTGCAGCAGGAAGTCTAACATTCGAAAATATAGAAAATAGATACTTAGAACTTTCACAGCAACACAATGTTCTTGTAACAGTCGAGACTATGCAATATTTATATGCAGGAGGTAGACTTACAAAAGCTCAGTTCGTTCTATCAAGTCTGTTAAATATTCTACCTATTATAACTATTAAAGACGGTCTCCTTTCAGTAAGTGGTAAACATAGAGGAATGAATAAAGTCCTTTCAAAAATGTGTGAAGAAATAAAAGAAAAAAATCCAAAGAGTTTATTTGTTCTTTATACAACAGATGAATTATTAGAAAAAGCAATGGTATCTATCAAGAAAACTTTTGGTGATATAGAAGTTGAAACAGAAATTATTTCTCCTGTAATTGGATCTCACGCAGGACCTAAAGCTATTGCAATAGGATATTTAGGTTACGACAAATAAAACACAAAAACACCTTAGAATTAGGTTAAAACTAATCCTAAGGTGCTTATTTATTAGACACGACTCCAAACCATGATGTCAGAAAAATCAAATTTGTTAAATCATTCCCATTATTTTATTAAACTATTTTAAAATTCGTTTCTGATAATGCAGCCTGAAGTTCTTCTTTAGAAGCAACTCCTTCAACTACAATATTTTTCTCTTGAATATTAACCTCAACATTATTAACATTATCTAATTTAGATAATTTTTCTTTAATCGCAGCGACACAACCGCCACATTTTACACCTTCGATACTATATTCATTTTTCATGATTAATCCTTCTTTCTTTTTATTAATTTAATTTTACTCTTTTTAACCTTAATGCATTTAGAACTACAGATATAGAACTAAAACTCATTGCAGCTCCTGCCAACATTGGATTTAACAACGGTCCTCCGAATATATAGAATACTCCCATCGCAAAAGGAATACCTATAACATTGTAGAAGAATGCCCAGAATAGATTTTCTTTAATATTTGTTATAGTTTTTTTACTTAAAACTATAGCATTAACAACAGAATTTAAATCAGGTTTCATTAACACTATATCTGCTGCGTCGATTGCTACATCTGTTCCTGTTCCTACAGCTATTCCAACTTCTGCTTGTACTAGTGCTGGTGCATCATTAATACCATCACCAACCATTGCTACCTTTTTACCTTGAGCTTGAAGTTTTTTGATTTCATTTGCTTTATCTTCTGGTAAAACTTCACTAACAACTTTGTCTATCGATAATTGTTCTGCAATTACCTCAGCAGTTTTTTTATTGTCACCAGTCAACATAACTACCTCTAACCCTAAGCTATGTAATTTTTCAACAGTTTCTAAACTACTTGCTTTAATTTGATCAGCAACAGCTATGATCCCAGCTAGTTCAGAGTCTACAGCTATGAATAATGGTGTTTTCCCTTCTGAAGCATATTTCTCTGCTTTTTCAACTGAATCTTTTGTAACAATATTATTTTCCAACATTAATTTTTCATTACCAATAAGTACTGACTTTCCATCAACTGTCGATGAAATACCTAATCCTGTTAATGAACTAAAATCTTTAACTTCTAACAAATCTAAATTTCTATTTTTAGCTTCATCTACTATAGCTAGACCTAATGGGTGTTCTGAAAGATATTCTACACTCGCTGCAAGTTGCAATAAAACTTCTTCTTTTAAATCGTTAAATGTCACTATATCAGTTACTGAAATTTTACCTTCTGTCAATGTTCCAGTTTTATCAAAAACAACAGTATCTACTTCTTTCGCTAATTGCAATGCTTCTGAACTTTTTATTAAAATACCGTGTTCAGCTCCCTTACCTGTACCTACCATTATAGCTGTCGGTGTAGCCAAACCTAAGGCACAAGGACAAGCAATAACAAGCACTGCGATAATAATTTTTAGAGAAAAACTCCAAGATGCATCTCCAACAAAGTACCATAAAATTCCAGCTATTAGTGCTAAAACAATAACAATAGGAACAAATACTCCTGAAATTTTATCAACAAGTTTTGCAATCGGAGCTTTAGAATTTTGAGCATCTTCAACAAGTTTAATAATTTGTGATAAAGTAGTGTCTTTACCCACTTTAGTAACTTTCATTTTAAAAACACCTGTTTTATTAATACTAGCTCCGACAACTTTACTATTTATTTCTTTTTCTACTGGGATACTTTCCCCTGTTAACATCGATTCATCTACAGTCGAACGACCTTCAATCACGACTCCATCAAGAGGTACTTTTTCACCAGGACGAACAAGTAGTATATCACCTGTAGATATTTCATCTACTGCTACAACATGTTCTTCACCATCTATAATTAAATTAGCAGTTTTTGGTACCAATCCAACCAACTTACTAATAGCATTTGTAGTACGACTTTTCGATACTCCTTCAAAGTATTTACCTAGTGTAATCAATGTTAAGATTACCGCTGCAGATTCATAGTACAAATTCATAGCTGCATGTTCATCACCTAAATATACCAATACGGTTGAATAAACACTATATAAGAATGCTGCCCCTGCTCCTAACGCTACTAAAGAATCCATATTAGGTTTTCTTCTAAAAATAGCTCTAATTCCTACACTAAAGAATTTTCTACCAAAATATAAAACAGGTAACACCAGAATAAACTGTACAGTTGAAAATAATTTTGGATTTCCCATTGGGCTTAAACTTTCCAACGTAGGTAATCCCACCATCTCAGCCATCGCTATGTACAACGCAGGTACTGTAAATATAGCCGAATAAATAAATCTTTTCCAAATACCGTCAATTTCTTGTTGTTTTTTCTCAGCTTGATCATCAACCAAATCATCTATTTCTAATCTTGCTTTATAGCCCGCTTCTTCTACTTTTCTCTCAATCTCAGCTACACTTAATTTTTCTTTATCGAATTTTACTACCATCTTCTCAGTAGCGAAATTTACAATGGCTTTTTCTGTTCCATCTAAAGATGAAATCGTATCTTCTATATTTTTCGCGCACGTTGCACAACTCATTCCTTCTAATATGAAAGTTCTCTCTTCTATACTAGATATATAAGTAAGCTTATACCCCAATTTTTCTACAATCTTTTCTACTTCAGTCCTATCTATTCCGTCTCCTCTAGAAAGAGTAAGTTTACTAGTCGCAAGATTCACATTAACATCCGATAAGTTATCAACTTGTTTTAAACTCTCTTCAATATGCGCCGCACAAGAAGCACAATTCATCCCTTCAATTAAATATGTTTCATTTTTAACCATATATTAATCACACCTATCTTTTAAATATTCTTATTCGTCTACGATTGTAGTCTTTGTTATAAATTAAGTATACTACCATCTAAAATTATAGTCAACAATATTTTAAATAATCAATAACAGCTATCATTATGATATAGGGAGTGACTCAAAAATCGTGATTTCGTAGAAATCGATTTTGTCAAGTCACCCCCGCACAGTTTATTAGATATCTAAAAAGCTTTTATAAAGCGAATTTAGATATCAATAAACCACTGTACCTATGAATGCTCATATGAACTTCGTCAAATTTTAGGACCTTTTTGTCAATCTCAGCTGATTTTCTAGAATTTAATTTAAAATTTAAAGCTATAGATTTATTAAAACCTATAGCTTTTTACAATATTAATTTTTACTATCTAGTTTCTTATTCATCTGACTACGTAATTTTGAAAAATCTTCTTTGACTACTACAGTATCAGCAATAAAGTCATGAAGCCCTTTTTTCTTATTTGTGAAAACTACGGCTAAATACGGCAGGTATACTAAGAATATCGTTAATAATCTACCTACTAGCTCACGATAAACTACATCTGCAAAACTTAACTTTTCCCCTTTATTAGTCTCTACTTTTATCTTCATAATCATCTTACCTAAGGTTTGAGAGAAGAAGTAAGTCATAGCTATAAAGTAAGTAAACATAACAATAACATAACTTAAAGACTCTTCTCCTAAAATAGGAAAATCAAACACCTTGTTTAATAAACCAAAACTAAAAGTATTTAATAAACTAGATACAGCATAAATAACTATCATATCGATTACGTATGCAACAAATCTAGTCCAGAAACCTGCATAGAAATTTTTAGAAAGCATTAAATAATCTTCTAATGAAGTTGGCAACGAAAAATCTTTCTCTACTTTTTCTTGTGCTTCTTTAGTATCTTCATACTCTTTAACAAATTCTTCATTTCGTGTAGTTTCATCCGGTGCTACTGTAGTACCCCCGTTAAAAAGCGGATCATATGAAGGTGTATTATTATTTAAATCGTTGTTCATTTAAATTCCCTCCCTATCCTAAGTAGCTACGCTCAACTTTGTTTGAATTTACTTCACTATTTAATTCAGAGATAAAACTTTTTGTTGTTGCTTTTACAAATCTAGAAATTAAACTTTCTGTAGTTTTATCAGCTCTTAACTCGATTACAGTTGGATTAGACAATCCTTTTTCTTCTTTTATTAAATCAATAAGTTCGTCTTCAGTACCTACTTTATCAGCTAATTTGTTCGCTACTGCTTGAGTACCAGTATATGTTCTACCATCAGCGAGTTTCTTAACTTCATCTTCACTTAGGTGTCTACCTTCAGCTATAGCTTTTACAAATCTTTCATACGCTTCTTTGTTTTGCTCTTGTAATATTTTTCTAGTTGATTCTGGTAAGTCCTCTGTTAAACCACCTACTGCTTTTTGTTCCCCAGAACGGATAGTTTCTTGTTTAATTCCATGATCATTTAAGAATTTTTGAGCAGATACATAGCTCATAATTACTCCCAATGAACCAGTAGTAGTTTCAGTATTTACAAAAATTTTCTTAGCAGGAGTCGATACATAATATCCTCCAGAAGCGGCTGTTTTCTTCATTGACACATAAACATCCTTACCACTATTCTTAAGAGCATTATATAATTCTGCAGTCTCATAAACACCACCACCTGGTGAATTCACAGATAATAGTATCGCTTTTACATTAGGATTACCTTTAGCTTCTTTAATTTGATTTAAAACAGAACCTCTTGAATAAGTATTAGTCATCTCTGCATTAATTTCACCGTCTATAGAAATTTTTTGAATAACTTCACTACTATCACCTTTTTTCAAAGTTAATTTAGTAACACTTTGTTCTTGTAAAAACTCTGTTAAATATCCATTTAATTCTGCATCATCTTTTTTACTGTTGTTACTTGATGTAATAGTTCCTTTAATTAACGAAAATACCACTAAGACCACAACAATAACAGTTGATATTAACCTTTTATTTTTAAAATTCATTTTTTCCTCCAAAACTTTATTATAATATTTTTTGTAAAAATCCAGAGACAAACAAACCTTTCGCCATCTATCCCTAGCCTATTATTATGAACTCTTAACTATATTTTCAAAACCTTTTTGCAAATCCACATTAGCAGTTCTTCTGAAGTATACGTACTTCTTAGAATTCCCTTGATTTTGTTCTGTTATCAACACTATAGGTTCACCATTTAGAATAGTGAAATAGTATAGATGTGCTACAGAATTTACTGGTTTATCTATATCAGAAAATACAGCAACTATATTATATACATCTTTATAATTCCCTTCAGGTGACCACTTCATACTAATTAGTTTATCACCTTCTAGAACTAAACGTGCATCCCCCGCCATTTCTGATTCAGTAGGAAGTTTTAATCCATGGAAATTCACTTGGTTACTCGGTGTATATTCTTTATAACTTTGATTTAAAGTTTTTTCCCATTCTTTTACATATTTATATAGTTTATTACTTTTTTCTTTATTCCAAAGAGTATTACTTGTAGTTTTTATCTCTTCTTTTTTAGAGCTATTTTCTTCTAATAAACCAGTTACTGTAAGAGTACGTTTAAAGCTACCAGTAAGTTTTAATCCTTTCTTCTCAGCTTCCTCTTTATTAAGAGTTATCTCTACATCAACTTTACTTCCATTTTCCAAGTTTTCTTTCGGCGAGTATTTTACCTCAGGTTTTCTTAAGAATTTCTTGATATTTTCATCCGCATCTTTAACTTCTGGAACTTCCGTAATATTAACATCAACCTTACCAGTTCGGTTAGTTCCAGAAGCAGCTAGTTCAACTTTATACTGATCAATATGAACTACTTTTGAATCTTTATTGTAGAATTTAAAATAATAAACTCCCGCAGCAAGTACACATACTAAAAGCAATGCAACTATAAATCCTATTTTAGACGATTTCTTATTAGGTTTATTTTTTTTATTTGCCTCAACTTCTGCCTCATTATTTCCTTGATTCACATTAGCATAATTACTATTTCCTAAGAAATCATTATTCCGATTATCATCAGTAAACTGATCATTTTGATTATTTGCTCCTTGATCAAAGTTAGATTGATCAGTCTCAACATAATTACCATCCTGGTCATAATAACCAGTTACCATAAAGTATCCATTTTGATCATAGTAACCCGCTGGTGTATAATTATTATCATTTTGATTATAGTTATTATATTGAATAAAATTACCATTCAGGTCATAGTAGCCGTTCGGAATAAATTTTCCATCTTGATTGTAATAACCATTTGAAATATAGTTCCCATTTTGATCGTAATATCCAAAAGGAATATAGTTTCCTTCTTGATCATAATAACCATTTTGATTGCTATTCATTTCATTATTTTGTTTATTATTTCTATTCTTCATAACTTCCTCTCCTATTCTGCATAAGTTTTTGATACGAATTTATTATATCGTTTCATGAATGCAAGTTCCGCCGTTCCTGTTTGTCCATGCCTATTTTTAGCAATAATTACCTCAATAGTAGAGACATCGCTTGTTTCTTGAACTTCATTTTCATCAGCGTCTTCACTCCTATAGTAGTCACCACGGTATAAGAACGAAACGATATCAGCATCTTGCTCAATACTTCCAGATTCCCTAAGATCACTCATCATAGGACGTTTATCTTGCCTAGATTCTACACTACGTGATAACTGAGATAGGGCTATTACAGGGCATTCTAGTTCCCTCGCCATCTGTTTTAAACTACGAGATATTTCAGATACCTCTTGTTGTCTATTATCGGTTCTCTTACTTCCTTGCAGAAGTTGTAGATAATCTATAACCACTAAATCTAAACCATGTTCAGCTTTTAATAACTTACATTTCGCTTTTACTTCATTTACTTTAATAAAAGCACTGTCCTCAATAAAGACATTTTTCTGATTTAAGAAATGAACTGCTGTTTCTAGTTTCATAAGGTCATCATTATCAAGATTTCCTCGTTTAATTTTTTCAGAATCTATCATTCCCTCACTACAAATCATCCTAGAAACAAGTTGATCCGCACCCATCTCTAACGAGAATAATGCCACTGTTCTTTTCTCATCTTCAGAACGAGGATTTTTTCCAGCAATATTTAGCGCAATATTTAGCGCAAATGCTGTTTTACCCATCGC includes the following:
- a CDS encoding DegV family protein, coding for MKTAFVCDSALQINKNFANNNPITVIPVEVRLDDEIFEDNVTITPDEFYERIHNGQKPSTSQPAVGKILSVYENLKQQGVERIVAFSVSSKLSGTYSSFVQAKELIDGIEIKIIDTLQIARMVGIAIEKIIKEFAAGSLTFENIENRYLELSQQHNVLVTVETMQYLYAGGRLTKAQFVLSSLLNILPIITIKDGLLSVSGKHRGMNKVLSKMCEEIKEKNPKSLFVLYTTDELLEKAMVSIKKTFGDIEVETEIISPVIGSHAGPKAIAIGYLGYDK
- a CDS encoding heavy-metal-associated domain-containing protein — protein: MKNEYSIEGVKCGGCVAAIKEKLSKLDNVNNVEVNIQEKNIVVEGVASKEELQAALSETNFKIV
- a CDS encoding heavy metal translocating P-type ATPase, with the protein product MVKNETYLIEGMNCASCAAHIEESLKQVDNLSDVNVNLATSKLTLSRGDGIDRTEVEKIVEKLGYKLTYISSIEERTFILEGMSCATCAKNIEDTISSLDGTEKAIVNFATEKMVVKFDKEKLSVAEIERKVEEAGYKARLEIDDLVDDQAEKKQQEIDGIWKRFIYSAIFTVPALYIAMAEMVGLPTLESLSPMGNPKLFSTVQFILVLPVLYFGRKFFSVGIRAIFRRKPNMDSLVALGAGAAFLYSVYSTVLVYLGDEHAAMNLYYESAAVILTLITLGKYFEGVSKSRTTNAISKLVGLVPKTANLIIDGEEHVVAVDEISTGDILLVRPGEKVPLDGVVIEGRSTVDESMLTGESIPVEKEINSKVVGASINKTGVFKMKVTKVGKDTTLSQIIKLVEDAQNSKAPIAKLVDKISGVFVPIVIVLALIAGILWYFVGDASWSFSLKIIIAVLVIACPCALGLATPTAIMVGTGKGAEHGILIKSSEALQLAKEVDTVVFDKTGTLTEGKISVTDIVTFNDLKEEVLLQLAASVEYLSEHPLGLAIVDEAKNRNLDLLEVKDFSSLTGLGISSTVDGKSVLIGNEKLMLENNIVTKDSVEKAEKYASEGKTPLFIAVDSELAGIIAVADQIKASSLETVEKLHSLGLEVVMLTGDNKKTAEVIAEQLSIDKVVSEVLPEDKANEIKKLQAQGKKVAMVGDGINDAPALVQAEVGIAVGTGTDVAIDAADIVLMKPDLNSVVNAIVLSKKTITNIKENLFWAFFYNVIGIPFAMGVFYIFGGPLLNPMLAGAAMSFSSISVVLNALRLKRVKLN
- a CDS encoding RDD family protein; the encoded protein is MNNDLNNNTPSYDPLFNGGTTVAPDETTRNEEFVKEYEDTKEAQEKVEKDFSLPTSLEDYLMLSKNFYAGFWTRFVAYVIDMIVIYAVSSLLNTFSFGLLNKVFDFPILGEESLSYVIVMFTYFIAMTYFFSQTLGKMIMKIKVETNKGEKLSFADVVYRELVGRLLTIFLVYLPYLAVVFTNKKKGLHDFIADTVVVKEDFSKLRSQMNKKLDSKN
- the sppA gene encoding signal peptide peptidase SppA; translated protein: MNFKNKRLISTVIVVVLVVFSLIKGTITSSNNSKKDDAELNGYLTEFLQEQSVTKLTLKKGDSSEVIQKISIDGEINAEMTNTYSRGSVLNQIKEAKGNPNVKAILLSVNSPGGGVYETAELYNALKNSGKDVYVSMKKTAASGGYYVSTPAKKIFVNTETTTGSLGVIMSYVSAQKFLNDHGIKQETIRSGEQKAVGGLTEDLPESTRKILQEQNKEAYERFVKAIAEGRHLSEDEVKKLADGRTYTGTQAVANKLADKVGTEDELIDLIKEEKGLSNPTVIELRADKTTESLISRFVKATTKSFISELNSEVNSNKVERSYLG
- a CDS encoding DUF4767 domain-containing protein, with translation MKNRNNKQNNEMNSNQNGYYDQEGNYIPFGYYDQNGNYISNGYYNQDGKFIPNGYYDLNGNFIQYNNYNQNDNNYTPAGYYDQNGYFMVTGYYDQDGNYVETDQSNFDQGANNQNDQFTDDNRNNDFLGNSNYANVNQGNNEAEVEANKKNKPNKKSSKIGFIVALLLVCVLAAGVYYFKFYNKDSKVVHIDQYKVELAASGTNRTGKVDVNITEVPEVKDADENIKKFLRKPEVKYSPKENLENGSKVDVEITLNKEEAEKKGLKLTGSFKRTLTVTGLLEENSSKKEEIKTTSNTLWNKEKSNKLYKYVKEWEKTLNQSYKEYTPSNQVNFHGLKLPTESEMAGDARLVLEGDKLISMKWSPEGNYKDVYNIVAVFSDIDKPVNSVAHLYYFTILNGEPIVLITEQNQGNSKKYVYFRRTANVDLQKGFENIVKSS
- the dnaB gene encoding replicative DNA helicase, with translation MKYHIDSVVMAEQSLLGALMQEPEKLVEVKATVDAEDFYDERNKDIYSAILHLDEMEIIPDTTTIFEEINNSGAFRNVDASLYIVDLYDITPSSRNIMHYANLVKRYSIYREIREALLNSTEEMNQGNADIDSLTATLFDQVERAMERAKTSQFKNMKDVTEEVFKEILARMAGEGENVAVPTGYGALDKIVGFGKGDLIILAARPAMGKTAFALNIALNIAGKNPRSEDEKRTVALFSLEMGADQLVSRMICSEGMIDSEKIKRGNLDNDDLMKLETAVHFLNQKNVFIEDSAFIKVNEVKAKCKLLKAEHGLDLVVIDYLQLLQGSKRTDNRQQEVSEISRSLKQMARELECPVIALSQLSRSVESRQDKRPMMSDLRESGSIEQDADIVSFLYRGDYYRSEDADENEVQETSDVSTIEVIIAKNRHGQTGTAELAFMKRYNKFVSKTYAE